In Juglans microcarpa x Juglans regia isolate MS1-56 chromosome 4S, Jm3101_v1.0, whole genome shotgun sequence, a single window of DNA contains:
- the LOC121261830 gene encoding phosphoenolpyruvate carboxykinase (ATP)-like, translated as MAENEEFSFETGAAQSELPKIETQKKQNEICHDDSTHPVRAQTIDELHSLQKKKSSPTTPIKGTQGSFTPISDEQRHKQQLQSISASLASLTRETGPKLVKGDPTRKTQTPKDIPHDHHFTPTINVSDSSLKFTHVLYNLSPAELYEQAIKYEKGSFITETGALATLSGAKTGRSPRDKRVVKDETAADELWWGKGSPNIEMDAETFLVNRERAVDYLNSLDKVFVNDQFLNWDPENRIKVRIVSARAYHSLFMHNMCIRPTPEELENFGTPDFTIYNAGQFPCNRYTHYMTSSTSIDLNLARKEMVILGTQYAGEMKKGLFSVMHYLMPKRQILSLHSGSNMGKDGDVALFFGLSGTGKTTLSTDHNRYLIGDDEHCWSGSGVSNIEGGCYAKCIDLSREKEPDIWNAIKFGTVLENVVFDEHTREVDYTDKSVTENTRASYPIEYIPNAKIPCVGPHPKNVILLACDAFGVLPPVSKLSLAQTMYHFISGYTALVAGTEEGVKEPQATFSACFGAAFIMLHPTKYAAMLAEKMQKHGATGWLVNTGWSGGRYGSGNRIKLPYTRKIIDAIHSGSLLEANYKKTEVFGLDIPTEIEGVPSEILDPVNTWSDKDAYNDTLLKLAGLFKNNFETFTNYQIGQGNELTQEILAAGPNF; from the exons ATGGCGGAGAACGAAGAGTTCAGTTTCGAGACGGGGGCGGCGCAGAGCGAGCTGCCAAAGATAGAGACGCAGAAGAAGCAGAACGAGATCTGCCACGATGACAGTACGCATCCAGTCAGGGCTCAGACCATCGACGAGCTCCACTCTCTCCAGAAGAAGAAATCGTCACCCACCACCCCTATTAAGGGGACCCAAGGCTCCTTCACCCCCATCTCCGATGAACAGCGCCATAAACAGCAGCTCCAGTCCATCAG TGCATCTTTGGCGTCACTGACGAGAGAAACGGGACCAAAGTTGGTGAAAGGAGACCCGACACGGAAGACACAAACACCAAAGGACATACCACATGATCACCATTTCACACCGACCATTAACGTTAGTGACAGTTCGTTGAAGTTCACACATGTCCTCTACAACCTCTCTCCCGCAG AGCTATATGAGCAGGCCATAAAGTATGAGAAAGGGTCGTTCATCACAGAGACGGGCGCCTTAGCAACCCTTTCTGGAGCCAAGACCGGTCGTTCTCCCAGAGATAAGCGTGTTGTAAAGGATGAGACTGCTGCGGATGAGCTTTGGTGGGGAAA GGGTTCACCCAACATTGAAATGGACGCGGAAACTTTCTTGGTGAACAGAGAAAGAGCTGTTGATTACTTGAACTCTTTGGACAAG GTCTTTGTGAATGATCAATTCTTGAACTGGGACCCAGAGAATAGAATTAAAGTCCGGATAGTCTCTGCCAGAGCTTACCATTCCCTGTTCATGCACAACAT GTGTATCCGACCCACTCCTGAAGAGCTGGAGAATTTCGGTACTCCGGACTTCACTATATACAATGCTGGGCAGTTCCCATGTAATCGTTACACGCACTACATGACATCCTCTACTAGCATAGATCTTAATCTTGCAAGGAAGGAAATGGTCATCCTTGGCACCCAGTACGCCGGGGAAATGAAGAAGGGTCTGTTCAGTGTTATGCATTATCTCATGCCTAAGCGTCAAATCCTCTCCTTACATTCTGGCAGCAATATGGGGAAAGATGGAGATGTTGCCCTCTTCTTTGGATTGTCAG GTACTGGGAAAACAACCCTGTCTACAGATCACAATAGATACCTGATTGGAGATGATGAACACTGTTGGAGTGGCAGTGGTGTGTCAAATATAGAAGGTGGTTGCTATGCTAAGTGCATTGACCTCTCGAGGGAGAAGGAGCCTGATATCTGGAATGCCATTAAATTTGGGACTG TGCTGGAAAATGTGGTGTTTGATGAGCACACCCGAGAGGTCGATTATACTGACAAATCTGTTAcag AGAACACCCGTGCATCCTACCCTATCGAGTATATCCCCAACGCAAAGATACCATGTGTTGGTCCTCATCCAAAGAATGTCATACTTCTAGCATGCGATGCATTTGGGGTGCTCCCACCAGTGAGCAAGCTGAGCTTGGCACAGACCATGTACCATTTCATCAGTGGCTATACGGCTCTG GTGGCAGGCACAGAAGAGGGTGTGAAAGAGCCACAGGCAACATTCTCGGCTTGCTTTGGTGCAGCATTTATTATGTTGCACCCTACCAAATATGCAGCCATGCTGGCTGAGAAGATGCAGAAACATGGTGCCACAGGATGGCTTGTCAACACCGGCTGGTCAGGTGGAAG GTATGGTTCAGGGAATCGAATTAAGCTGCCATACACTCGGAAAATCATCGATGCCATACACTCTGGCAGCCTCCTCGAGGCAAATTACAAAAAGACTGAAGTGTTCGGGCTTGATATCCCTACTGAGATTGAGGGAGTGCCTTCTGAAATCCTGGACCCCGTGAACACT TGGTCAGACAAGGATGCTTATAATGATACGCTGTTGAAGCTGGCTGGCCTGTTCAAGAACAATTTTGAAACATTCACCAACTACCAGATTGGCCAAGGCAATGAGCTGACTCAGGAGATCCTTGCAGCTGGTCCGAACTTCTAA
- the LOC121263859 gene encoding uncharacterized protein LOC121263859 isoform X2: METEEGMLNLESEENVYQMYKEFLARVTKFEELVAVGDRFLTGFQQGLEYLRRYPIDRKSELVGEIFETNETKRLRSYFEARCINIDDGVHNISKLHTCHLGLRDHLSKAKNILSGLECLLEEVTAAMHNVNGTLSPSGYEDFGDGLNGQASCNKKEEVASSRLRRPEVTDFAALMGIIYSMVKQDYIMQEKIVSALNLKSSSGELESYCLMWSLRPFVNDEIMHQAWKLIP; this comes from the exons aTGGAAACTGAAGAAGGTATGTTGAATTTGGAATCAGAGGAGAATGTTTACCAAATGTATAAGGAGTTCTTGGCCAG GGTTACAAAGTTTGAGGAATTGGTGGCTGTAGGAGACAGGTTTCTTACTGGTTTTCAGCAAGGGCTGG AGTATCTTCGGCGGTATCCGATTGACCGAAAGTCTGAATTGGTTGGGGAAATTTTTGAAACCAATGAGACAAAGAGGCTCAGATCTTACTTTGAAGCTAGATGTATCAATATCGATGATGGTGTGCATAATATAAGCAAGT TGCATACATGCCATCTTGGACTTCGTGACCACTTAAGTAAAG CAAAAAACATACTTAGTGGACTTGAATGCCTCTTGGAAGAAGTAACTGCAGCAATGCATAATGTGAATGGTACTTTATCACCCTCTGGGTATGAAGACTTTGGTGATGGGTTGAATGGACAAGCAAGTTGTAATAAGAAG GAGGAAGTGGCATCATCTCGACTTAGAAGACCTGAAGTAACTGACTTTGCTGCCCTGATGGGGATCATTTACAGTATGGTTAAACAAGACTATATAATGCAG GAAAAAATTGTTTCTGCACTAAACTTAAAATCATCGTCAGGAGAATTAGAAAGCTACTGCCTAATGTGGTCTTTGCGTCCCTTTGTAAACGATGAAATTATGCATCAGGCTTGGAAACTTATTCCTTGA
- the LOC121263859 gene encoding uncharacterized protein LOC121263859 isoform X3 yields the protein METWVLYNPVLGGWDWPCRMETEEGMLNLESEENVYQMYKEFLARVTKFEELVAVGDRFLTGFQQGLEYLRRYPIDRKSELVGEIFETNETKRLRSYFEARCINIDDGVHNISKLHTCHLGLRDHLSKAKNILSGLECLLEEVTAAMHNVNGTLSPSGYEDFGDGLNGQASCNKKMIIPSDSVWYNFRGGSGIIST from the exons ATGGAAACTTGGGTGCTGTATAATCCTGTATTGGGAGGTTGGGACTGGCCTTGTAG aaTGGAAACTGAAGAAGGTATGTTGAATTTGGAATCAGAGGAGAATGTTTACCAAATGTATAAGGAGTTCTTGGCCAG GGTTACAAAGTTTGAGGAATTGGTGGCTGTAGGAGACAGGTTTCTTACTGGTTTTCAGCAAGGGCTGG AGTATCTTCGGCGGTATCCGATTGACCGAAAGTCTGAATTGGTTGGGGAAATTTTTGAAACCAATGAGACAAAGAGGCTCAGATCTTACTTTGAAGCTAGATGTATCAATATCGATGATGGTGTGCATAATATAAGCAAGT TGCATACATGCCATCTTGGACTTCGTGACCACTTAAGTAAAG CAAAAAACATACTTAGTGGACTTGAATGCCTCTTGGAAGAAGTAACTGCAGCAATGCATAATGTGAATGGTACTTTATCACCCTCTGGGTATGAAGACTTTGGTGATGGGTTGAATGGACAAGCAAGTTGTAATAAGAAG ATGATAATTCCATCTGATTCAGTTTGGTATAACTTCAGAG GAGGAAGTGGCATCATCTCGACTTAG
- the LOC121263859 gene encoding uncharacterized protein LOC121263859 isoform X1 — translation METWVLYNPVLGGWDWPCRMETEEGMLNLESEENVYQMYKEFLARVTKFEELVAVGDRFLTGFQQGLEYLRRYPIDRKSELVGEIFETNETKRLRSYFEARCINIDDGVHNISKLHTCHLGLRDHLSKAKNILSGLECLLEEVTAAMHNVNGTLSPSGYEDFGDGLNGQASCNKKEEVASSRLRRPEVTDFAALMGIIYSMVKQDYIMQEKIVSALNLKSSSGELESYCLMWSLRPFVNDEIMHQAWKLIP, via the exons ATGGAAACTTGGGTGCTGTATAATCCTGTATTGGGAGGTTGGGACTGGCCTTGTAG aaTGGAAACTGAAGAAGGTATGTTGAATTTGGAATCAGAGGAGAATGTTTACCAAATGTATAAGGAGTTCTTGGCCAG GGTTACAAAGTTTGAGGAATTGGTGGCTGTAGGAGACAGGTTTCTTACTGGTTTTCAGCAAGGGCTGG AGTATCTTCGGCGGTATCCGATTGACCGAAAGTCTGAATTGGTTGGGGAAATTTTTGAAACCAATGAGACAAAGAGGCTCAGATCTTACTTTGAAGCTAGATGTATCAATATCGATGATGGTGTGCATAATATAAGCAAGT TGCATACATGCCATCTTGGACTTCGTGACCACTTAAGTAAAG CAAAAAACATACTTAGTGGACTTGAATGCCTCTTGGAAGAAGTAACTGCAGCAATGCATAATGTGAATGGTACTTTATCACCCTCTGGGTATGAAGACTTTGGTGATGGGTTGAATGGACAAGCAAGTTGTAATAAGAAG GAGGAAGTGGCATCATCTCGACTTAGAAGACCTGAAGTAACTGACTTTGCTGCCCTGATGGGGATCATTTACAGTATGGTTAAACAAGACTATATAATGCAG GAAAAAATTGTTTCTGCACTAAACTTAAAATCATCGTCAGGAGAATTAGAAAGCTACTGCCTAATGTGGTCTTTGCGTCCCTTTGTAAACGATGAAATTATGCATCAGGCTTGGAAACTTATTCCTTGA
- the LOC121263460 gene encoding E3 ubiquitin-protein ligase WAVH1-like, translated as MVTGWRRAFCTSIPKDRETKILSEKHRQQHCEISNVVVQSPKFSSKFGFFSNPSTPRLQSQPISSPSLQCRTTANTTTTPTSSVPNSPRLQCKTETTTTKNSSPRLFQFSNPLSPKSPSSFSLLKASLRLSKSRCGICSHSVKTGQGSAIFTAECSHTFHFHCISSHIKKHQLLICPICNATWKELPLLAIQENPDNSQDNCQRESTITEVETKCLRVYNDDEPLRSPTCGTRFNPIPESDENEEDENGAVGFQGFLVRSAPSSSPRFNGRAAGNDMFRNVEVRLFPEAAVVAVGKSYETCAVVLKVKAPPSPALNPDCRAPIDLVTVLDVSRSMCGLKLQMMRRAMRLVISSLSATDRLSIVAFAEGSKRLLPLTRMTTKGRRSARKIVDALGCVGQEERCANDALMKAAKVLEDRRERNPVASIMLLSKGHDERGSPSSANARRSSPLCFYPKVSSSRFAHLEIPVHTICFDDQHPEDALAKCVGGLLSMVVQDLRVQLGFVCSSGPAEIICIYSLKGRPTVLGSCSARLGDLCAEEERELLVELKIPTSSIGSHPVLSVRPSFRDPSTQQLVYCKERAFLIPRPHSVRSTSPNIQRLRNLHITTRAVAESRRLIEHNNLSGAYHLLTSGRALLMQSRSESAEEFMSGLEVELTELQYRRLQLQQLQGQIPRASNGREEINRVEEKPEPLTPTSAWRAAERLAKVAIMRKSMNRVSDLHGFEDARF; from the exons ATGGTGACTGGGTGGAGAAGAGCGTTCTGCACATCAATCCCCAAAGATAGAGAAACcaaaatattatcagaaaagCATCGTCAGCAGCACTGTGAGATTAGCAACGTTGTCGTCCAAAGCCCAAAATTCAGCTCCAAGTTCGGGTTTTTCTCCAACCCATCCACGCCTCGCTTGCAGTCTCAACCCATCTCTAGCCCCAGCCTCCAGTGCCGGACCACCGCCAACACCACAACCACACCCACTTCGTCAGTGCCTAATAGCCCGAGACTTCAATGCAAAACGGAAACTACCACAACTAAGAACAGCAGCCCCAGATTGTTCCAGTTCTCCAATCCTCTCTCCCCCAAATCACCTTCTAGCTTCTCACTCCTCAAAGCCAGCTTACGTCTCTCTAAA AGTAGATGCGGAATCTGTTCACACAGCGTGAAGACCGGTCAAGGATCGGCCATTTTCACCGCCGAATGCTCCCACACCTTTCACTTCCATTGTATTTCTTCCCACATAAAAAAGCACCAACTTTTGATTTGCCCTATTTGCAACGCAACTTGGAAGGAACTTCCTTTGCTTGCTATCCAAGAGAACCCTGACAATAGCCAAGATAACTGCCAGAGAGAATCTACGATCACAGAGGTCGAGACGAAATGCTTGAGAGTTTACAATGACGATGAGCCTTTGAGGTCCCCCACTTGCGGTACTCGGTTCAATCCCATACCCGAATCAGATGAAAATGAAGAGGACGAAAATGGCGCCGTTGGATTTCAAGGCTTTCTCGTAAGATCTGCTCCATCATCTTCCCCGAGATTTAATGGAAGAGCAGCGGGTAATGATATGTTCAGGAACGTGGAGGTGAGGTTATTCCCGGAGGCCGCAGTGGTCGCCGTTGGTAAAAGCTACGAGACCTGCGCAGTCGTTTTGAAGGTGAAAGCCCCGCCATCTCCAGCTCTGAACCCGGATTGTCGGGCTCCGATTGATTTGGTGACGGTTCTCGACGTGAGCCGGAGCATGTGTGGGCTCAAATTGCAGATGATGAGACGTGCTATGAGATTGGTCATATCGTCTCTCTCTGCTACCGACCGTCTCTCTATCGTTGCATTCGCCGAAGGCTCCAAACGGTTGTTGCCTCTGACTAGGATGACGACGAAGGGCCGGCGATCGGCTAGAAAGATCGTCGACGCGCTGGGTTGTGTTGGTCAAGAAGAAAGGTGCGCAAACGACGCACTCATGAAGGCAGCTAAGGTGCTCGAAGATCGGCGGGAGAGGAACCCCGTCGCCAGTATCATGCTTCTATCCAAAGGTCACGACGAGCGCGGATCACCGAGCTCCGCCAATGCGAGGCGCTCCTCTCCGCTTTGCTTCTATCCAAAGGTGTCATCAAGCCGCTTTGCTCACCTGGAAATCCCGGTTCACACCATCTGTTTCGACGATCAGCATCCTGAAGACGCCTTGGCCAAGTGTGTGGGTGGTCTCTTGAGCATGGTTGTTCAGGATCTACGGGTTCAACTCGGGTTCGTTTGCAGTTCGGGACCGGCCGAGATCATCTGTATATATTCTTTGAAAGGTCGGCCGACGGTGCTCGGGTCTTGTTCGGCCCGGCTCGGTGATCTCTGCGCcgaggaagagagagaattaCTGGTGGAATTGAAAATACCCACGTCTTCCATTGGGTCCCACCCAGTGCTATCCGTACGGCCCTCATTCAGAGACCCATCGACGCAACAACTCGTGTACTGCAAAGAGCGGGCGTTCCTGATACCGCGACCCCATTCAGTCCGGTCTACGTCTCCCAACATCCAACGGCTGAGGAACCTCCACATCACCACTCGCGCCGTGGCGGAGTCTCGGCGGCTGATCGAGCACAACAATCTGTCCGGAGCTTATCACTTGCTGACCTCGGGTCGGGCCTTGCTGATGCAGTCGAGGTCCGAGTCGGCGGAGGAGTTCATGAGCGGCTTGGAAGTGGAACTGACCGAGCTGCAGTACCGGAGACTGCAACTTCAGCAGCTGCAGGGCCAAATACCGAGAGCCAGCAACGGAAGGGAGGAAATCAATAGAGTGGAGGAGAAGCCGGAGCCGCTTACGCCGACCTCGGCTTGGAGAGCCGCCGAGAGATTGGCTAAGGTGGCGATCATGAGGAAGTCAATGAACAGAGTCAGCGATTTGCACGGCTTTGAAGATGCGagattttaa